GGCGGGCGTCCCCGTGCTGCGCTCCACCCCGGCCACGACCGACCTCGAGGTGCTCATCGCGGGCGCCGACGAGATCGGATTCCCCGTGTTCGCGAAGGCCGTCGCGGGCGGCGGCGGCCGCGGGATGCGCCGAGTCGACACCCGTGAGGAGCTGCGACCCTCGCTCGAGGCGGCGATGCGCGAGGCCGACAGCGCCTTCGGCGACCCGACGATGTTCATCGAGCAGGCCGTGCTGCGCCCGCGTCACATCGAGGTGCAGATCCTCGCCGACGGCACGGGCGAGACCGTGCACCTCTTCGAGCGCGACTGCTCGGTGCAGCGCCGCCACCAGAAGGTCGTCGAGATCGCGCCCGCACCCAACCTCGACGAGACCACCCGGCAGGCTCTCTACCGGGACGCCATCGCCTTCGCCCGCTCCATCGGCTACGTCAACGCCGGCACCGTCGAGTTCCTGCTCGACACGGCGGGCGAGCGCGCCGGCGAGCACGTCTTCATCGAGATGAACCCGCGCATCCAGGTCGAGCACACCGTGACCGAGGAGGTCACGGATGTCGACCTCGTGCAGTCGCAGATGCGGATCGCGGCGGGGGAGACCCTCGCCGAGCTCGGCCTCAGCCAGGACCGCATCCAGCTGCGCGGTGCGGCGCTGCAGTGCCGCATCACGACCGAGGATCCGGCGGCGGGCTTCCGCCCCGACACCGGCAAGATCACCACCTACCGCTCGCCGGGCGGCGCCGGCATCCGCCTCGACGGCGGAACGATCAACCCGGGCGCCCAGATCAGCCCGCACTTCGACTCGATGCTCGCCAAGATGACGGCCCGGGCCCGCGACTTCCCGGCCGCCGTCGCGCGCGCCCGGCGCGGTCTCGCCGAGTTCCGGATCCGCGGCGTCTCCACCAACATCCCCTTCCTGCAGGCGGTGCTCGACGACCCCGCCTTCATCGCGGGCGACCTGTCGACCTCGTTCATCGACGAGCGTCCGGGGCTGCTGCGCGGGCGGGAGTCGCGCGACCGCGGCACCAAGATCCTCAACTGGCTGGCCGACGTGACCGTCAACCACCCCAACGGCGACGGTGCGGGCGTCATCGATCCGGCGCTCAAGCTGCCCATCGTCGACCTCACGGCCCCCGCGCCCGCCGGTTCGCGCCAGCGGCTGCTCGAGCTCGGCCCGGCCGGCTTCGCGGTCGCCCTGCGTGCGCAGACGGCTCTCGCGGTCACCGACACGACCTTCCGCGACGCGCACCAGTCGCTGCTCGCCACGCGCGTGCGCACCAAGGACCTCACGGCCGTGCTGCCCCACGTCGCACGCCTCACGCCCGGACTGCTCTCCGTGGAGGCATGGGGCGGCGCCACCTATGACGTCGCGCTGCGCTTCCTCGGCGAGGACCCCTGGGAGCGTCTCGCGGCCCTGCGGGAGGGCCTGCCGAACATCGCCATCCAGATGCTGCTGCGCGGTCGCAACACCGTCGGCTACACGCCATACCCGACCGAGGTGACGGAGGCGTTCGTGCGGGAGGCGGCGTCGACGGGCGTCGACATCTTCCGCATCTTCGACGCCCTCAACGACGTCGACCAGATGCGTCCCGCGATCGACGCCGTGCTCGCCACCGGCACCACGGTCGCCGAGGTGGCGCTGTGCTACACGGGCGACCTGCTCGACCCGGCGGAGGACCTCTACACCCTCGACTACTACCTGCGCCTCGCCGAGCAGATCGTCGAGGCCGGCGCCCACATCCTCGCCATCAAGGACATGGCCGGACTCTTGCGCGCCGGTGCCGCCGAGAAGCTCGTCGGCGCGCTGCGCGAGCGTTTCGAGCTGCCCGTGCACGTGCATACCCACGACACCGCGGGCGGCCAGCTCGCCACCCTGCTCGCCGCCAGCCGGGCGGGTGCGGATGCCGTGGATGCCGCGAGCGCGCCCATGGCCGGCACGACCAGCCAGCCCTCGCTCTCCGCGCTCGTGGCCGCGACCGCCCACACCGACCGCGACACGGGCCTCTCGCTCGCCGCGGTGAGCGACCTCGAGCCCTACTGGGAGGCCGTGCGCCGCGTGTACAAGCCCTTCGAGTCGGGGCTGCCCGGCCCCACCGGGCGCGTGTACCACCACGAGATCCCCGGAGGCCAGCTCTCCAACCTGCGCCAGCAGGCGATCGCGCTCGGCCTCGGCGACCAGTTCGAGAAGGTCGAGGACTGGTACGCCGCGGCCAACCGCATCCTCGGCCGCCCCACCAAGGTGACGCCGTCGTCGAAGGTCGTCGGCGACCTCGCCCTGCAGCTCGCGGCCACGGGCGCCGACCCCGTCGACTTCGAGCAGAACCCCGAGAAGTACGACATCCCGGACTCGGTGATCGGCTTCATGGCCGGGGAGCTGGGCGATCTGCCGGGCGGCTGGCCCGAGCCGTTCCGCAGCAAGGTGCTGAAGGGCCGCACGGTCAAGATCGGGGTCGAGGAGCTCACCGCGGAGGACCGCGCCGCCCTCGACGGCACGCCCGCCGAGCGTCGCGCCGCCCTCAACCGCCTGCTGTTCCCGGCGCCCACCCGTCAGTTCGAGCAGATCCGCGAGCTCTTCGGCGACCTCTCGATCGTCGACACCGTCGACTACCTGTACGGCCTCAAGGCGGGCGTCGAGCACACCGTGCACATCGGTCCGGGCGTGAGCCTGTTCGTGGGTCTCGAGGCGATCGGCGGCGCCGACGACAAGGGCATGCGCACCGTCATGACGACCCTCAACGGCCAGTTGCGGCCCGTGTTCGTGCGCGATCGCAGCATCGCCGTGCAGGTCGCGAGCGCCGAGAAGGCGGATGCGGGCAAGCCCGGGCAGGTGGCGGCGCCGTTCTCCGGCGTCGTGACCCTCAAGGTGGCCGTCGGCGACCGGGTCGAGGCGGGTGCGCCGATCGCGACGATCGAGGCCATGAAGATGGAGGCCGCGATCACGACCCCCGTCACCGGGACCGTCACGCGACTCGCCGTCCCCACGACCCAGCAGGTCGACGCGGGGGACCTGCTGGTTGTGGTCGAGTAGGGTCGGCAGCATGGTGCG
The Protaetiibacter larvae DNA segment above includes these coding regions:
- a CDS encoding pyruvate carboxylase, with translation MFSKILVANRGEIAIRAFRAAYELGARTVAVYPWEDRNSMHRLKADEAYLIGEKGHPVRAYLDVAEIIRVAVESGADAIYPGYGFLSENPELAQAAAENGITFIGPGHDVLEMAGNKVTAKERAISAGVPVLRSTPATTDLEVLIAGADEIGFPVFAKAVAGGGGRGMRRVDTREELRPSLEAAMREADSAFGDPTMFIEQAVLRPRHIEVQILADGTGETVHLFERDCSVQRRHQKVVEIAPAPNLDETTRQALYRDAIAFARSIGYVNAGTVEFLLDTAGERAGEHVFIEMNPRIQVEHTVTEEVTDVDLVQSQMRIAAGETLAELGLSQDRIQLRGAALQCRITTEDPAAGFRPDTGKITTYRSPGGAGIRLDGGTINPGAQISPHFDSMLAKMTARARDFPAAVARARRGLAEFRIRGVSTNIPFLQAVLDDPAFIAGDLSTSFIDERPGLLRGRESRDRGTKILNWLADVTVNHPNGDGAGVIDPALKLPIVDLTAPAPAGSRQRLLELGPAGFAVALRAQTALAVTDTTFRDAHQSLLATRVRTKDLTAVLPHVARLTPGLLSVEAWGGATYDVALRFLGEDPWERLAALREGLPNIAIQMLLRGRNTVGYTPYPTEVTEAFVREAASTGVDIFRIFDALNDVDQMRPAIDAVLATGTTVAEVALCYTGDLLDPAEDLYTLDYYLRLAEQIVEAGAHILAIKDMAGLLRAGAAEKLVGALRERFELPVHVHTHDTAGGQLATLLAASRAGADAVDAASAPMAGTTSQPSLSALVAATAHTDRDTGLSLAAVSDLEPYWEAVRRVYKPFESGLPGPTGRVYHHEIPGGQLSNLRQQAIALGLGDQFEKVEDWYAAANRILGRPTKVTPSSKVVGDLALQLAATGADPVDFEQNPEKYDIPDSVIGFMAGELGDLPGGWPEPFRSKVLKGRTVKIGVEELTAEDRAALDGTPAERRAALNRLLFPAPTRQFEQIRELFGDLSIVDTVDYLYGLKAGVEHTVHIGPGVSLFVGLEAIGGADDKGMRTVMTTLNGQLRPVFVRDRSIAVQVASAEKADAGKPGQVAAPFSGVVTLKVAVGDRVEAGAPIATIEAMKMEAAITTPVTGTVTRLAVPTTQQVDAGDLLVVVE